ACGCCTGAATCTATTGACCATATTGAAAGCTATAAACCGGAGCCCTATTACGTTTATCCAGCAGGCGAGTCATGGTGGATGTTAAATAGACGTAATATCGTGCTAGAAGGTGACGATTATCGAGGGACAGCTGTGCTGCAAACCTTTGATAATAAATGGGTTCTCCCAACCTTTGATCCTGGTGCTTCAACGAATGTCATGGTTGTTAACTTGGAGGACGATCCAGCTACGACACTCTATGGTCCAGGTTTACTAGCTCAGGGAAGTCTGAAGGATGGCAAACGAAATATTGTTTATATGGGTTATCGTAAAAACCTTGGGGATTTGCCAGAGATTGATCAATATTTTACGAACGAATATACGGAATTAGAGGATGGAACAAAGGTACAGGTGCTTAATCCGAATGCGACGAGTACAACGAAGGTGCTGTACAGTACAACGGATGGTAAGGCTTGGGGAATAAGAGACGGGAAGCTTTGGATTATTACAGATCCGGATTGGATGATCGAAGCTACTGTCAATGTTCCCAAGAGGCAAATCAAGTATTTAAATGAATTAGACTTTTCAACAGACAGCGGCAATGGTAATGGTAATGAAAACGGGAACGGTAACGGTAATGGTCAAAGCAGTGGGAATACTGCCACAAGCGTGGTCACGGTGGAAAATGGTAAAGCAATAGCGAAGCTAGGTAAGGATCAATCTCTCTTATCGGTTCCATTCGCGTCAATTGGAGAGCTTCCATTGCAGGTACAGGCGGGCTCAGTAATCGTTAATGTTGATCGGGAATTGCTCAAGACTTGGAACAATCAGGTTGGCAATGAAGTAGGTACAGCCATTGAAGTACTGATCAAGCCAGTGAGCGAGGCTGGAGATCGTATTTCTACCCAAGGGGCAGCGACACAGATTACAATAGCAGGTCAGGTATATGAGATAAGCATAAAGCTCAAAAAAGCAGATGGAAGTGCAATTGAAATTACACAGGTAACAGGTGGAGTAGAGATAACTTTACCCTATGATGCCAATGGTGTTGATGCAGAGCTTCTTGGTATTTACTACTACAACGAAAAGACGAAGCTGTGGGAGTATGTAGGTGGGAAGGTGAACAGTCCTGCAAAGACGCTGACTGTTAAGCTTCAGCATTTGAGTAAATATGCCGTAGTGGAGTATAACAAGACATTCAGCGATATGCTGGCGACTCACTGGGCTTCTAGAATTGTGAAGGTGTTGTCTGCCAAACATATAGTGAACGGCGTGAGTGATCAATTATTCCAGCCTGCCGGTGAAACGACACGTGCAGAATTTGTATCCCTCTTGGTTCGTGCCTTGAATCTTGAAGTAACTGTGGATGAACAGATGTTCAAGGATGTGAAATTGGATGCATGGTATGCAGGAAGCGTGCAAGCAGCCTCGAAGGCAGGAATTGTTTCCGGCATTAGTGCTGATCTCTTCGCACCGAATGCTCCAATTACTCGCGCAGAGATGACAGTTCTAGTCGCAAGAGCACTTGCATTGAAGGCTGAAGCAGGCGAAATGGCCGAGTTTGCCGATTCCAAGGATATTCCTGTATGGGCGACATCTTCCGTTGTAGCACTTAAGAAAGCGGGCCTTATTGACGGGAAAGGGAACAATCTGTTCTACCCGCAGGCTAACGCGACAAGAGCGGAAGCGGCTAAGTTTATTCTTGGTGTCATGAATCATCTGTAACGTTATAGCTTGCAAGTAAGGAGTGTAGCCTTGAGGAACCTGATAGCTGGTTCTTCAAGGCTTTTATGCTTTGGCACAGCGTATTAATACGCAAGTTTACGTTCATTAAGATAGCTGATACACTGATTAAAAGAAATGATAATGTCTTTGAGGAGAGCGATACAGGTGGATCGGATGAAAGGTGCAAACAATCGGCGGATCAAAAGCATGAACCTTTCTACGGTTCTTCAATATATTCGAAATCAAGGACAGATTTCCAAAGCGGAGTTAGCGGAGAAGACCCACTTAAGCTTTACGGCAGTAACTAACATTATTGAAAAGCTGCTCTCTTACCAGGTCATCTGCACAAGTGGCTATGACGAATCGTCTGGGGGCAGGAAGCCTCTTCTGTATAAGCTTGATAAAGATCGGTTTTATTCGGTAGGTCTTCACCTAAGCCTTTCTCGGATTCATGTGGCGATATTGGATATAGAAGGAAACGTGTACGCGAAATACGAGACGAAGACGAATGGGGACGCATTGCAGACCAATGCCATTATCGCTCAGTTAATTTCCTGCATTGAAGAAGCGATCATGCAATCGAAGGTGAGTAGAAGTAAAATTCTCGGAATTGGCATGGGAATACCGGGACCTCTGAACCCATTCGAAGGAGTCGTGTTATCACCGCCCAATATGAAGGGGTTAGAGGGAGTCCATCTCAAACAAATCATTTCAGATCATTTCCAGCTGGAGACGTTTATTGAGAAAGACGCTGATTTAATCGCACTTGGGGAATTCTTGAATGGAGCAGGCCAAGGAAACCAAAATGTCTTCTATTTGGACGCGGATATAGGGATTGGTAGCGGTTTGATTGTGAATAGCAAGCTTTACCATGGATTTCCCTACGGCGCTGGCGAAGTTGGACACGGCACGATTAACATTGATGGACCTCGCTGTAATTGTGGCAATTACGGCTGCTTGGAAGCGGTCGCCTCTGGACTTGCGATTGTACGCCGGGCGGGAGAAGAAATACGTCGGGGAGCGGATGCCTCCTTCAGGGACCAATATCTCCAGGACGAGAATTCCGTTACTATATATACGATATTGGATGCTGCCAACGATGGAGACCAACTCTCTATTCAACTGCTCAGGGAATCCGCCAGATATGTCAGCATTGCCATCGGCAATGTGATTAATTTGCTCATGCCGGAAATCGTCATTATCGGTGGAACGCTTACGCATAAATACACTCCATACTTTGATCAGATTAAAGAGATGGCTCTAAGCCGTATCTTTTCTTCCTTCGCGCACAATATCCAGATTAAGAAATCGGAGCTTGAGATGTTCAGTGGTGCGATTGGTGCCGCGATGCATATATTAGAAAACTTTTTCAACAAAGATCTTGAAGAGTGGCCGGAGTCTCTTCAATTGTAGGTTAATAAAGAGTGGATAGACTCTTTATATCTACTTATTAATTTAATATTAATAAGTTTGCGTAAATGTGTTGACAACAACATATATCCACTATAATGTAATGCTTATGAGGTTAACTTATTAAATTGTTATTAAAAAGTTTTGCTTAATTGGAGATAGTGAAAGGAATGACCAGGCATGAATAATCATCTACAAGCTCTCCAAACTAAGTATCCGGAATTGCAGGAATGTCTTCCAGACATTCAACAATCCTTTAGTCTCATGGAAACCTGCTATCGGCATTATGGTAAGGTACTGGTCGCTGGGAATGGGGGAAGCGCAGCGGATAGCGAACATATTGTCGGGGAATTGATGAAAGGCTTTATGCTAACGCGTCCGGTTCCGCAATCTTTCAGGCATCATTTTACACAGCTGTTTCCAGAAGAATCTGAAGAGGTTTGTAATGGATTGCAAGGAGCCTTACCTGCCATTTCACTGGTCAGCCATAGCGCTCTTATGACGGCATACTCTAATGATGTCGATTCCGATATGGTTTTCGCACAGCAGGTGTACGGTTATGGCAAAGAAGATGATGTATTTTTGGGTCTTAGCACCTCAGGAAACTCTCGCAATATCATTCGAGCTCTTCAAATCGCTAAAGCAAAAGGAATGAAAACCGTTGGTTTAACAGGGAGCTCGGGAGGTAAGATGAAGGCGTTATGCGATGTCACGATCACAGTCCCCTACCATCAAACACCGGATGTTCAAGAGCGGCATCTTCCTATCTATCATACTTTGTGCATCATGCTTGAGGAGGTATTTTTCGGACGATGATCACCTATGCCGGAATGGATATTGGCGGAACCAAATGCGCGGTCACGATCGGTCGTTCATCGGAAAATCGCATAGAGGTCATTGATAAGGTGCACTTTCCGACTTCGCCTACGCCGGAAGAAACCATCCAACGAGTGATTGATGAATTAACGCTTTTATTTCTTAAATATCCTGAAGATAGACAACGATTAGAAGCGATTGGAATTAGCTGCGGTGGACCTCTTGATAGTCAGAATGGACTTATTCTATCTCCCCCAAACTTGCCTCATTGGGATAAAGTGGACATCATTGATCCGATCAAACGCCATTTTAACGTCCCGGTCGGGTTACAAAATGATGCCAATGCATGTGCACTCGCTGAATGGCAATGGGGTGCGGGCCAAGGAACCCGTAATATGATCTTCCTCACCTTCGGTACTGGGATGGGTGCGGGACTCATCTTGGATGGACGTTTGTATTCAGGAACGAATGATAATGCGGGCGAAGTCGGGCACATTCGTCTGGAGAAGGAAGGTCCTGTTGGATATAACA
This portion of the Cohnella abietis genome encodes:
- a CDS encoding D-sedoheptulose-7-phosphate isomerase encodes the protein MNNHLQALQTKYPELQECLPDIQQSFSLMETCYRHYGKVLVAGNGGSAADSEHIVGELMKGFMLTRPVPQSFRHHFTQLFPEESEEVCNGLQGALPAISLVSHSALMTAYSNDVDSDMVFAQQVYGYGKEDDVFLGLSTSGNSRNIIRALQIAKAKGMKTVGLTGSSGGKMKALCDVTITVPYHQTPDVQERHLPIYHTLCIMLEEVFFGR
- a CDS encoding ROK family transcriptional regulator; amino-acid sequence: MKGANNRRIKSMNLSTVLQYIRNQGQISKAELAEKTHLSFTAVTNIIEKLLSYQVICTSGYDESSGGRKPLLYKLDKDRFYSVGLHLSLSRIHVAILDIEGNVYAKYETKTNGDALQTNAIIAQLISCIEEAIMQSKVSRSKILGIGMGIPGPLNPFEGVVLSPPNMKGLEGVHLKQIISDHFQLETFIEKDADLIALGEFLNGAGQGNQNVFYLDADIGIGSGLIVNSKLYHGFPYGAGEVGHGTINIDGPRCNCGNYGCLEAVASGLAIVRRAGEEIRRGADASFRDQYLQDENSVTIYTILDAANDGDQLSIQLLRESARYVSIAIGNVINLLMPEIVIIGGTLTHKYTPYFDQIKEMALSRIFSSFAHNIQIKKSELEMFSGAIGAAMHILENFFNKDLEEWPESLQL
- a CDS encoding ROK family protein, with the protein product MITYAGMDIGGTKCAVTIGRSSENRIEVIDKVHFPTSPTPEETIQRVIDELTLLFLKYPEDRQRLEAIGISCGGPLDSQNGLILSPPNLPHWDKVDIIDPIKRHFNVPVGLQNDANACALAEWQWGAGQGTRNMIFLTFGTGMGAGLILDGRLYSGTNDNAGEVGHIRLEKEGPVGYNKVGSFEGFCSGGGIARAAQALVRARIVSGGELPSFYPSSESIDKISTRDVAEAAQRGDPAALGIFHDVGRHLGRGIAILIDIINPQKLIIGSIFGRQRQLIEPYMMEELHREALPNSLAVCDIVPAGLGEEVGDYAALSVARALHIRQASNLKSIQSEGSN